AGCTGGGATCGATGATGTTGATGACCTACCTGGCGTTGCGCCTGAACGATTCGGGAGCCAGCGAAACTGCTGGCGGTGCGTTGATGGCCGCCAATGCCCTGGGCATGGTGCTGGGCGGCTGGGTGGGGCGCAGCCTGATTGCGCAGGTCGGGCATATTCGCACTTACGCGGCCTGTGCCGGGATCATTTGTGCGGCGGTGCTGGGCCATGAATTCAGTGCATCGCTGCCGTTCTGGCTGGTGCTGCGGGCGCTGGTGGGACTGGCGATGATGTGCCAGTTGATGGTGGTGGAAAGTTGGCTCAACGACCAGGCCAGGACCGAGCAACGCGGCAAAGTCCTGGCGCTGTACATGGTCGCCAGTTACGTCGGCATGATGCTGGGTAACCTGGCCCTGAGCCTGGATGAAGGCTTGGGCATCCGCGCGCTGCTTGGCGTGGCGATGGTCTTCGCCCTTGGTTCGGTGCCGGTGGCGCTGACCCGCAGCATGCATCCCACGGCGGTGCCGGCGGCGCCGATTGACCTGCGCTTATTCCTGCGGCGGATCCCGCAGTCGCTGGTCACGGTGCTGGTGTCCGGCGTGCTCAACGGCAGCTTCTACGGCCTGGCAGCGATCTACGCCAGCAAGCAGGGGCTGGCGACCGCGCAGGTCGGCCAGTTCATGGCCCTGTCCATCGCTGCCGGATTGTTGGCCCAGTTGCCCCTGGGCTGGCTTTCGGATCGCTTGCCACGGGCGAGCCTGATCCGCGCGGTGGCGCTGCTGTTGATCGTCATCAGTCTGCCGTTGGCGTTCAACCAGGCGCCTGGGTTCGTCACCTTGCTGTGGTTTGGCGCGGGCATCGGCTTCCTGCAGTTCTGCCTGTATCCGTTGGGCGTGGCGCTGGCCAACGACAATATGGAACCGGCGTTGCGAGTGTCGCTCTCCGGCATGCTGCTGATCACCTTCGGCGTCGGCGCCTGCATCGGGCCGCTGATGGCCGGTGCCCTGATGGAGCACCTCGGTGCGGCGAGTTTTTACTTCTTCTATACCGGCACCGCGCTGTTGCTCGCCCTCTGTGTGGGCCAGGCAAAAGTCACCGGCGAACACTTGCGCAGCGATGCGCCGTTGCAGCATCCGGTGACCCCCAACGGGATTGCCAGCTGCAACCTGATGACGGTGGAGGAGGGCACTGACCGGCCCTAGCACCATGGTTTTATTGATGCGTTTTTCTCATGAGTCGGTGACTAAATATGGTTTGAACGGTAGTGGGGCTTCAAGCAAATTGGCACGGCTGCCAAAACCGAGATGGACCTGAATTAACCTGCAGATGAACACTGCCCTGATGTCGCTCGATATCAGGCAATAAGCACCCTGCGGACAGCAACTACACCCTTAAACAAAAACAAAAGGGGAATAACAATGCGTGCGCAATCCGGCATGTTGAAGGGCCTTAATCCGACTGTGACAGTGCTCTCGATAGTGGGCGTTATCTTGTTCGTTTTATTCTGTGCCTTCAAAGATCAACAGGCAGCCAAGGCTTTTGAAGCGGCTTCCACCTTTATCCTGCATAACTTCAAGTGGTATTACCTGGCGCTGATCACCGGTGTCCTGGGTTTGCTGCTGTATATCTCCATGAGCCGTTTCGGCAATCTGAAACTGGGCACCGAACATGACCGCCCCGAGTTCAGTTTCGCCTCCTGGATTGCCATGCTGTTCAGCGCCGGGATGGGCATCGGGCTGATTTTCTGGTCGGTGGCCGAACCCATGCTGCAC
This region of Pseudomonas fluorescens genomic DNA includes:
- a CDS encoding MFS transporter yields the protein MFGLTKTFGALYLASSMMQLGSMMLMTYLALRLNDSGASETAGGALMAANALGMVLGGWVGRSLIAQVGHIRTYAACAGIICAAVLGHEFSASLPFWLVLRALVGLAMMCQLMVVESWLNDQARTEQRGKVLALYMVASYVGMMLGNLALSLDEGLGIRALLGVAMVFALGSVPVALTRSMHPTAVPAAPIDLRLFLRRIPQSLVTVLVSGVLNGSFYGLAAIYASKQGLATAQVGQFMALSIAAGLLAQLPLGWLSDRLPRASLIRAVALLLIVISLPLAFNQAPGFVTLLWFGAGIGFLQFCLYPLGVALANDNMEPALRVSLSGMLLITFGVGACIGPLMAGALMEHLGAASFYFFYTGTALLLALCVGQAKVTGEHLRSDAPLQHPVTPNGIASCNLMTVEEGTDRP